In the genome of Streptomyces sp. V2I9, one region contains:
- a CDS encoding aminotransferase class IV family protein, whose protein sequence is MSEDSPYVTHLNGRPAAAGDLAPLAFAGHAHFTAAQVRDGRFRGLDLHLERLRSASVELFGRALPEESVRSLLRTALRDGPADLSLTATVYSPAGEFTAADADPALLVRTGPASSGPDGPLALAAVEHERFLPHVKHVGEVAKTHLLRQAAADGFDDAAFLDRAGRFSEATIWNLAFWDGDAVVWPRADVLTGTTLGIVRRRLERLGAAQRTVDVTPADLSALAGAVVMNSWTPGVPVHRIGATTLPAAPRFLDLLHRAYEAEPLTAP, encoded by the coding sequence ATGAGCGAAGATTCCCCGTACGTCACGCACCTGAACGGCCGTCCGGCGGCCGCCGGCGACCTCGCCCCGCTCGCCTTCGCGGGCCACGCCCACTTCACCGCCGCGCAGGTCCGCGACGGCCGGTTCCGCGGCCTGGACCTCCACCTGGAGCGGCTGCGGTCCGCCTCGGTGGAGCTGTTCGGCCGGGCCCTGCCCGAGGAATCGGTGCGCTCCCTGCTGCGTACGGCGCTGCGCGACGGACCGGCCGACCTCTCGCTGACGGCCACCGTGTACTCCCCGGCCGGCGAGTTCACCGCCGCCGACGCCGACCCGGCACTCCTGGTCCGCACCGGGCCGGCGTCGTCCGGCCCGGACGGCCCGCTGGCCCTGGCGGCGGTCGAGCACGAGCGGTTCCTGCCGCACGTCAAGCACGTCGGGGAGGTGGCCAAGACCCACCTCCTGCGGCAGGCCGCCGCCGACGGGTTCGACGACGCCGCCTTCCTCGACCGGGCGGGCCGGTTCAGCGAGGCCACGATCTGGAACCTGGCCTTCTGGGACGGCGACGCGGTGGTGTGGCCACGCGCCGACGTGCTGACCGGGACGACCCTGGGCATCGTCCGCCGCCGGCTGGAGCGGCTCGGGGCCGCTCAGCGGACCGTCGACGTCACCCCCGCCGATCTGTCCGCCCTCGCCGGCGCCGTCGTCATGAACTCCTGGACGCCGGGCGTGCCCGTCCACCGGATCGGCGCCACCACGCTGCCCGCGGCCCCGCGTTTCCTGGACCTGCTCCACCGGGCGTACGAGGCCGAACCGCTCACCGCCCCCTGA
- a CDS encoding MerR family transcriptional regulator, with protein MLIGELSRRTGASARSLRYYEAQGLLAARRGTNGYRAYDEDAVRTVGQIRALLRAGLSTEVIRQVLPCTRGDRGFDWCAELREVLDGELAVMDERIEALRLSRGALAGLLGDG; from the coding sequence ATGCTGATCGGGGAGTTGTCCCGGCGGACCGGGGCCAGTGCGCGGTCTCTGCGGTACTACGAGGCGCAGGGGCTGCTGGCGGCGCGGCGCGGGACGAACGGCTACCGAGCCTACGACGAGGACGCGGTCCGCACCGTGGGGCAGATCCGCGCGCTGCTGCGGGCGGGACTGTCCACCGAGGTGATCCGTCAGGTGCTGCCGTGCACACGGGGCGACCGGGGCTTCGACTGGTGCGCGGAGCTGCGGGAGGTCCTGGACGGCGAACTGGCGGTCATGGACGAGCGGATCGAGGCGCTGCGGCTCAGCCGGGGAGCGCTGGCGGGGTTGCTGGGCGACGGGTGA